A section of the Paramisgurnus dabryanus chromosome 4, PD_genome_1.1, whole genome shotgun sequence genome encodes:
- the LOC135785730 gene encoding uncharacterized protein, with the protein MDCQISEQMEDPPNALSQGKTKRPLLDPPKGIPKCPPQDPPKGIPKCPPQDPPKGIPRPLDPPRPLDPLEGIPKCPPQDPPKGIPKCPPQDTPKGIPRCPPQDPPKGIPRCQPQDPPKGIPRPLDPPRPLDPLEDIPKCPPQDPPKCIPKCPPQDSPKGIPRPLDPPRPLDPLEDIPKCPPQDSPKGIPRCPPQDPPKGIPRCPPEDSPKGFPRCPPQHPPKGIPRCPPQDPPKGIPKCPPQDPPKEIPKCPPQDPPKGIPKCPSQDPPKGIPKCPPQDPPKEIPKCPPQDPPKEIPKCPPQDPPKEIPKCPPQDPPKGIPKCPPQDPPKGIPKCPPQDPPKGIPKCPPQDPPKGIPKCPPQDQMKDMPSCPPLDQIKAPPQCSQVKNVKL; encoded by the exons ATGGATTGTCAG ATATCAGAGCAGATGGAGGACCCACCTAATGCTTTATCCCAAGGCAAAACTAAACGGCCACTCCTAGACCCACCAAAAGGCATACCAAAATGCCCACCTCAAGACCCACCGAAGGGAATACCCAAATGCCCACCTCAAGACCCACCGAAAGGCATACCTAGACCTCTGGACCCCCCTAGACCTCTAGACCCACTGGAAGGCATACCTAAATGCCCACCTCAAGACCCACCAAAAGGCATACCCAAATGCCCACCTCAAGACACACCGAAAGGCATACCTAGATGCCCACCTCAGGACCCACCAAAAGGCATACCTAGATGCCAACCTCAAGACCCACCGAAAGGCATACCTAGACCTCTGGACCCACCTAGACCTCTAGACCCACTGGAAGACATACCTAAATGCCCACCTCAAGACCCACCAAAATGCATACCCAAATGCCCACCTCAAGACTCACCGAAAGGCATACCTAGACCTCTGGACCCACCTAGACCTCTAGACCCACTGGAAGACATACCTAAATGCCCACCTCAAGACTCACCGAAAGGCATCCCTAGATGCCCACCTCAAGACCCACCGAAAGGCATACCCAGATGCCCACCTGAAGACTCACCGAAAGGCTTCCCTAGATGCCCACCTCAACACCCACCGAAGGGCATACCTAGATGCCCGCCTCAAGACCCACCGAAAGGCATACCCAAATGCCCACCTCAAGACCCACCAAAGGAAATACCCAAATGCCCACCTCAAGACCCACCAAAGGGAATACCCAAATGCCCATCTCAAGACCCACCGAAAGGCATACCCAAATGCCCACCTCAAGACCCACCAAAGGAAATACCCAAATGCCCACCTCAAGACCCACCAAAGGAAATACCCAAATGCCCACCTCAAGACCCACCAAAGGAAATACCCAAATGCCCACCTCAAGACCCACCGAAGGGAATACCGAAATGCCCACCTCAAGACCCACCAAAGGGAATACCCAAATGTCCACCTCAAGACCCACCGAAAGGCATACCCAAATGCCCACCTCAAGACCCACCTAAGGGAATACCCAAATGCCCACCTCAAGACCAAATGAAAGACATGCCTAGCTGCCCACCTCTAGACCAAATTAAAGCTCCACCTCAGTGTAGCCAAGTAAAGAATGTGAAactttaa